Proteins encoded within one genomic window of Tachysurus vachellii isolate PV-2020 chromosome 16, HZAU_Pvac_v1, whole genome shotgun sequence:
- the fgd6 gene encoding FYVE, RhoGEF and PH domain-containing protein 6, translating into MSTGMKKPPVAPKPRLLASQKPAPPPIAPKPELLLPSPSPSASKQGKPALAPKPCLDKISPKAVQSSFSSSTGKSEGVPTSKNGGLSHYIIPPKSHHVGKTRGSEDTSETTEHDMRKKQGSPIKELSCNSAKDHVTLPRQDVQNHVPAPSPDTLPDAKEDVHTAVLDKDHMHTQSELHTPTEETFQNPEQLAEHSSHTQCLTTDGTHTNVSVPSPPSKPLPVPQPRRPRRNVLLRQKVVVDYPAKTETHATGDIQTELTLSEDQQSSPDVREDSLSSSSSLANTSPDLNTGPSHITDSTHNRDSICNTHNCGSVTHPETACYSEPATSEMFVSTEEEQQPPAPPPRQKSLLQNGSNDYKISSSLDHLLLTEHADSERFDEKLNKEDEEDDEDDTYGDFARCPFTRSLPKQIRLNRSPQVATVTKASSAEESSPKIAPKKPQRHSLPASALLRKQNTPPHTTAPEPPPVFGALPAPPTEKPSSWRITFSGIPLFGKQLSQSASQSQTSDGKRPGSVLVKQRSRSFSSADLLRVDSGGGVQKHRSLKKLLEVRVKLFPKLLRSGTSLDGTSTDTECVTHTAANTEVTPTSEEDTLHDGEGDCGVEYKNFPLYEEIPEYMNLPWVYSNPNVDSGVYELQEPYEMSRPHLVSDLSEEEEGLSSNEEDDNSSTSSKDEMDHTQDKEEVERAKRNKVVHIAMEIMSSEKVFVDVLKLLHIDFRDAVAKATRASGKPVVEERVLNQILYYLPQLYELNKDLLRELEERVAHWSDHQRLADIFVQKGPYLKMYSTYIREFDRNVALLDEQCRKNPSFATVVRQFETSPRCASLALKHYLLKPVQRIPQYRLLLTDYLKNLPEDSSDYKDTQTALGVVKEVANHANDIMKQGDNFQKLMQVQCSLNGHHEIVQPGRVFLKEGTLMKLSRKVMQPRMFFLFNDILLYTTPVQSGQYKVNSMLSLAGMKVSKPSQEAYQNELNIESVERSFILSASSATERDEWLEAITTAIDDYTKKKISFISSRSQESEEVPADDSPLGSKAPIWIPDLRTTMCMICTCEFTLTWRRHHCRACGKVVCQACSSNKYYLEYLKNQLARVCDQCYVKLQQKDKGEQSEVAVSPSGRSSAFSFSRKQKKIPSALKEVSANTENSSMSGYLQRSKAYKKPWKRLWFVIKNKVLYTYAASEDVAALESQPLLGFFLREEKSGPAEKLQFKLYHKNILYYIFRADDIPTAQRWIEAFQEAMIL; encoded by the exons gtatgAAGAAGCCACCGGTAGCCCCCAAACCCAGGCTGTTGGCATCTCAGAAGCCAGCCCCTCCTCCAATCGCACCTAAACCTGAGCTTCTTCTTCCCTCTCCATCTCCTTCTGCATCAAAACAGGGGAAACCTGCTCTAGCCCCTAAACCATGCCTTGACAAGATAAGCCCCAAAGCTGTCCAGTCATCTTTTTCTAGCAGCACTGGCAAATCTGAAGGTGTCCCCACATCCAAAAATGGGGGCCTCTCGCATTACATCATTCCGCCCAAGAGTCACCATGTGGGCAAAACGAGGGGATCTGAAGACACGAGCGAAACAACAGAACATGATATGAGAAAAAAGCAAGGCAGTCCAATAAAGGAGCTCAGCTGCAACAGTGCAAAGGACCATGTGACTTTACCCAGACAAGATGTGCAAAACCACGTCCCTGCACCCTCCCCAGACACTCTTCCAGATGCAAAGGAAGATGTACACACAGCTGTGCTGGACAAggatcacatgcacacacaatcagagTTACACACTCCAACAGAGGAAACCTTCCAGAATCCAGAACAACTTGCTGAGCACTCTTCACACACGCAGTGTTTAACCACTGATGGCACGCATACAAATGTTTCTGTGCCTTCACCCCCTAGTAAACCACTTCCTGTGCCTCAGCCTCGGCGTCCACGAAGAAATGTGCTTCTCCGCCAGAAGGTGGTGGTCGACTATCCAGCCAAAACTGAGACACACGCAACTGGGGACATTCAAACAGAGTTGACACTGTCAGAAGACCAGCAATCTTCACCAGACGTTCGAGAAGACAGTTTATCATCCAGCAGTTCTCTTGCAAACACTTCTCCAGACTTAAACACAGGCCCCTCGCACATCACAGATTCCACCCATAACAGAGACTCTATTTGTAACACGCACAACTGTGGAAGTGTGACCCATCCAGAGACTGCCTGCTATTCTGAGCCAGCCACTAGTGAAATGTTTGTTTCCACAGAGGAGGAGCAACAGCCACCAGCCCCACCCCCTCGACAAAAATCCCTCCTTCAAAATGGCAGTAACGATTACAAAATATCATCTTCCCTGGATCACCTGCTTCTTACGGAGCATGCAGACTCTGAGAGATTTGACGAGAAGCTCAACAAGGAAGACGAGGAGGACGATGAAGATGACACGTACGGCGATTTTGCTCGTTGTCCATTCACCAGGAGTTTACCCAAACAAATTAGACTCAACCGCAGCCCTCAGGTGGCGACTGTAACCAAGGCATCTTCAGCAGAAGAGAGCTCACCAAAGATTGCCCCCAAAAAGCCTCAGAGGCATAGTTTGCCTGCGTCTGCACTGTTAAGGAAACAAAACACGCCGCCTCACACAACCGCTCCAGAACCGCCTCCTGTTTTTGGAGCCCTTCCCGCCCCTCCCACTGAGAAACCCTCATCATGGCGCATCACTTTCTCAGGAATTCCTCTGTTTGGTAAGCAACTATCTCAAAGCGCTAGTCAATCACAGACAAGCGATGGAAAGAGGCCAGGGTCAGTGCTGGTCAAGCAGAGGTCTAGGTCATTCTCGTCGGCTGATCTCCTGCGCGTGGACTCTGGTGGCGGTGTGCAGAAACACCGCAGCCTGAAGAAACTCCTCGAAGTGCGAGTAAAGCTGTTTCCAAAGCTGTTACGTAGTGGAACGTCTCTGGACGGCACTAGCACGGATACAGAGTGTGTCACACACACGGCGGCCAACACCGAGGTCACACCCACCAGTGAGGAGGACACTCTGCATGATGGAGAAGGGGATTGTGGGGTCGAATATAAAAATTTTCCCCTCTATGAGGAGATTCCTGAGTACATGAACCTGCCTTGGGTCTATTCCAATCCGAATGTCGACAGCGGAGTATACGAATTGCAGGAACCATATGAAATGAGCAG GCCTCATTTGGTCAGTGACCTGtcagaggaggaagaggggCTGAGCTCGAACGAGGAGGATGATAATAGCTCCACCTCCAGCAAAGATGAAATGGACCATACGCAAGACAAAGAG gAGGTCGAGAGAGCAAAAAGGAATAAAGTGGTTCACATTGCCATGGAGATCATGAGCTCAGAGAAAGT ATTCGTGGACGTTCTGAAGTTGCTGCACATT GACTTCCGGGATGCGGTTGCCAAAGCGACCCGTGCCAGTGGGAAGCCTGTGGTGGAGGAGCGAGTGCTGAATCAGATCCTCTACTATCTGCCTCAGCTCTACGAGCTCAACAAGGACctgctgagagagctggaggagAGAGTCGCacactg GTCGGATCACCAGAGGCTGGCGGACATCTTTGTGCAGAAGGGACCGTACCTGAAGATGTACTCCACGTATATCCGAGAGTTCGATCGCAACGTGGCTCTGTTAGACGAACAGTGCCGCAAAAACCCTTCGTTCGCCACAGTCGTCCGTCAGTTTGAG ACCAGTCCTCGTTGtgccagtctggctttaaagcattACCTACTGAAACCAGTGCAGCGTATTCCACAGTACCGACTCCTGCTGACTG ATTATTTGAAAAATCTTCCTGAAGACTCATCTGACTATAAAGACACACAAA cTGCTCTTGGGGTGGTGAAGGAAGTTGCAAATCATGCCAATGACATCATGAAACAAGGG GACAATTTCCAGAAGTTAATGCAGGTTCAGTGCAGTTTGAACGGACATCATGAAATAGTGCAGCCTGGAAGG GTGTTTCTTAAGGAAGGTACGCTGATGAAACTATCCAGGAAAGTCATGCAGCCCAGAATGTTCTTCCTG TTTAATGACATCCTGCTGTACACCACTCCTGTACAATCCGGCCAGTATAAAGTAAACAGTATGCTGTCTCTGGCTGGTATGAAG GTAAGCAAGCCTAGTCAAGAGGCTTATCAAAATGAACTGAACATTGAGAGTGTGGAACGTTCTTTCATCCTGTCTGCCAG CTCAGCCACAGAGAGAGACGAGTGGCTAGAAGCAATCACTACAGCAATAGATGACTACACAAAGAAGAAGATCTCGTTTATCTCCAGCCGAAGCCAAGAG TCTGAGGAAGTCCCTGCTGACGATTCTCCACTGGGATCTAAAGCTCCTATCTGGATCCCTGACCTCCGCACCACCATGTGTATGATCTGTACCTGCGAGTTCACTCTCACCTGGAGACGCCACCACTGCCGAGCCTGCGGAAAG GTCGTGTGCCAGGCGTGCTCgtcaaataaatattatttggaGTACCTGAAGAATCAGCTAGCACGAGTGTGCGATCAGTGTTACGTCAAACTACAGCAGAAAGATAAAG GAGAGCAGTCCGAGGTGGCTGTTTCACCCAGCGGCCGCAGCTCAGCCTTCTCCTTCTctagaaaacaaaagaagattCCCTCAGCACTGAAAGAG GTTTCTGCCAACACCGAGAATTCCTCTATGAGCGGCTACCTGCAGAGATCGAAAGCCTATAAGAAACCGTGGAAGCGGCTGTGGTTCGTCATCAAGAACAAAGTGCTTTACACGTATGCTGCTAGTGAG GATGTTGCAGCTCTGGAGAGCcagccactgctgggctttTTCCTGAGGGAAGAGAAGTCTGGACCAGCAGAGAAGCTGCAGTTTAAACTCTACcacaaaaacatactgtattatatctTCAGAGCAGATGATATTCCTACAGCtcagag gtggATTGAGGCATTTCAGGAGGCCATGATTCTTTGA